A stretch of the Streptomyces sp. NBC_00654 genome encodes the following:
- a CDS encoding class I SAM-dependent methyltransferase — protein MSQEIHESEAEATRRVAGESESSRASRGWWDRNADEYQNDHGAFLGDDRFVWGPEGLDEAEAALLGPSPSLKDLDILEIGAGAAQCARWLAGQGARPVALDLSHRQLQHALRIGGGIPLVEADAGRLPFRDGSFDLACSAYGAVPFVADPVRVFREVHRVLRPGGRWVFSVTHPIRWAFPDEPGPEGLSVAASYFDRVPYVEQDERGEAVYVEHHRTLGDRVRDVVAGGFRLVDLVEPEWPSWNNQEWGGWSPLRGNLIPGTAVFVCERD, from the coding sequence ATGAGCCAAGAGATCCACGAGTCCGAAGCCGAGGCCACCCGCCGCGTCGCGGGGGAATCGGAGAGCAGCCGGGCCAGTCGCGGCTGGTGGGACCGGAACGCCGACGAGTACCAGAACGACCACGGGGCCTTCCTCGGGGACGACCGCTTCGTCTGGGGCCCCGAGGGGCTCGACGAGGCCGAGGCCGCCCTGCTGGGCCCCTCCCCGTCCCTGAAGGACCTGGACATCCTGGAGATCGGCGCCGGCGCGGCCCAGTGCGCGCGCTGGCTGGCCGGCCAGGGGGCCCGGCCGGTGGCGCTGGACCTCTCCCACCGCCAGCTCCAGCACGCCCTGCGGATCGGCGGGGGCATCCCGCTGGTCGAGGCGGACGCGGGGAGGCTGCCGTTCCGGGACGGCTCCTTCGACCTCGCCTGCTCCGCCTACGGGGCGGTGCCGTTCGTCGCCGATCCGGTACGGGTGTTCCGCGAGGTGCACCGGGTGCTGCGGCCCGGCGGGCGCTGGGTCTTCTCGGTGACCCACCCGATCCGCTGGGCGTTCCCGGACGAGCCGGGCCCCGAGGGCCTCTCGGTCGCCGCCTCCTACTTCGACCGCGTCCCCTACGTCGAGCAGGACGAGCGGGGCGAGGCGGTGTACGTCGAGCACCACCGGACCCTCGGCGACCGGGTGCGGGACGTGGTGGCGGGCGGCTTCCGGCTGGTCGACCTGGTGGAACCGGAATGGCCCTCCTGGAACAACCAGGAGTGGGGCGGCTGGTCACCGCTGCGCGGGAACCTGATCCCGGGGACCGCGGTCTTCGTCTGCGAACGGGACTGA
- the hrpB gene encoding ATP-dependent helicase HrpB — MIRTEALDQLPVRTAVPALERALDERGVAVLCAPPGTGKTTLVPLVLAGLTGDGPPRRVVVAEPRRIAARAAARRMAWLLGERPGGRVGFTVRGERAVGPSTSVEVVTTGVLLQRLQRDQELAGVDAVIIDECHERHLDADTVAAFLLDVREAIRPDLRLVAASATTDAEGWSRLLGDAPVVTAQGVSHPVEVVWAPPARPVRPPHGMRVDPALLTHVTSVVRRALTEREGDVLCFLPGVGEIGRVAGQLAGVDAEVLQVHGRAPAAVQDAVLAGSSQGRRVVLATSVAESSLTVPGVRVVVDSGLAREPRTDHARGLSALTTVRASQAAGRQRAGRAGREAPGAVYRCWEQAEDGRLARFPAPEIKVADLAAFALQAACWGDPDATGLALLDPPPAGAMGAAREVLTAIGAVDGAGRVTERGVRLSRLGLHPRLARALLDGAAEVGGRRAAEVVALLSEEPPREYGDDLAAALRTARRGGDGYAARWRQEVRRLSSSVGDTGGGSGSDDAAAGLVAALAFPERVARARGQGAFLMVSGTGAELREGSRLRSAPWLAVAVADRPAHTASARVRLAAVVDEDTARLAAGHLRFRGEEVRWVDGDVVARSVDRLGAVELAVRPLRDPDPELVRGALVEGLRREGLGLLRWTRDGEQVRLRLAFVHRVRGTPWPDVSDDALLARTGEWLEPELSRARRRADLARIDAGQAVRRLLPWASGEAARLDELAPERIEVPSGSRIRVEYGGDQPVLAVKLQELFGLRETPRVAGVPVLVHLLSPAGRPAAVTADLASFWREGYRAVRAELRGRYPRHPWPEDPTTVEATRFTSARLRRE, encoded by the coding sequence GTGATCCGTACCGAAGCGCTGGACCAGTTGCCCGTACGCACCGCTGTGCCCGCCCTGGAGCGGGCGCTCGACGAGCGGGGTGTCGCGGTGCTCTGCGCACCGCCCGGCACCGGCAAGACGACCCTCGTCCCCCTGGTCCTGGCCGGGCTGACCGGTGACGGCCCCCCGCGCCGGGTGGTGGTCGCCGAGCCGCGCCGGATCGCCGCCCGCGCGGCGGCCCGGCGGATGGCCTGGCTCCTGGGCGAGCGGCCCGGCGGGCGGGTCGGCTTCACCGTCCGGGGCGAGCGCGCCGTGGGGCCCTCGACCTCGGTGGAGGTCGTCACCACCGGCGTGCTGCTCCAGCGGCTCCAGCGGGACCAGGAGCTGGCCGGGGTCGACGCGGTGATCATCGACGAGTGCCACGAGCGGCATCTGGACGCCGACACCGTCGCCGCGTTCCTGCTCGACGTACGGGAGGCGATCCGGCCCGATCTCCGGCTGGTGGCGGCATCGGCGACGACGGACGCGGAGGGCTGGTCACGGCTGCTGGGCGATGCCCCGGTGGTGACGGCCCAAGGGGTGTCGCATCCGGTGGAAGTGGTGTGGGCGCCGCCCGCGCGTCCGGTCCGCCCGCCCCACGGGATGCGGGTCGATCCGGCGCTGCTGACGCATGTGACCTCGGTGGTGCGCCGGGCGCTCACCGAGCGGGAGGGGGATGTGCTGTGTTTCCTGCCCGGCGTCGGCGAGATCGGCCGGGTGGCCGGGCAGCTCGCCGGGGTGGACGCGGAGGTGCTCCAGGTCCACGGGCGGGCTCCGGCCGCCGTGCAGGACGCGGTGCTGGCCGGGTCGTCGCAGGGCCGCCGGGTGGTGCTGGCGACCTCGGTGGCGGAGTCGTCCCTGACGGTGCCGGGCGTGCGGGTGGTCGTCGACTCGGGGCTGGCCAGGGAACCGCGTACCGACCATGCGCGCGGGCTGAGCGCCCTGACGACCGTACGGGCCTCGCAGGCGGCGGGCCGGCAGCGGGCGGGCCGGGCCGGGCGGGAGGCGCCGGGCGCGGTGTACCGGTGCTGGGAGCAGGCGGAGGACGGGCGGCTGGCCAGGTTCCCGGCCCCTGAGATCAAGGTCGCCGACCTCGCCGCGTTCGCCCTCCAGGCGGCGTGCTGGGGCGACCCCGACGCCACCGGGCTCGCGCTCCTCGACCCGCCGCCCGCCGGCGCGATGGGCGCGGCCCGGGAGGTGCTGACGGCGATCGGCGCGGTCGACGGGGCGGGCCGGGTCACCGAACGGGGCGTACGCCTGTCCCGGCTGGGCCTGCACCCCCGGCTGGCGCGGGCGCTGCTGGACGGTGCGGCGGAGGTCGGCGGACGGCGGGCCGCGGAGGTGGTGGCGCTGCTGAGCGAGGAGCCGCCCAGGGAGTACGGGGACGATCTGGCGGCGGCGCTGCGCACAGCGCGGCGGGGCGGCGACGGCTATGCGGCGCGCTGGCGGCAGGAGGTGCGGCGGCTGTCGTCGTCGGTCGGGGACACGGGCGGGGGGTCGGGTTCGGACGATGCCGCCGCGGGGCTGGTGGCGGCGCTGGCGTTCCCGGAGCGGGTGGCGAGGGCCCGGGGGCAGGGGGCGTTCCTGATGGTGTCGGGGACCGGTGCGGAGCTGCGGGAGGGTTCCCGGCTGCGCAGCGCCCCGTGGCTGGCCGTCGCGGTCGCCGACCGTCCGGCGCACACGGCGTCGGCCCGGGTGCGGCTGGCCGCCGTCGTCGACGAGGACACCGCACGGCTGGCGGCGGGACATCTGCGGTTCCGCGGCGAGGAGGTCCGCTGGGTGGACGGTGATGTGGTGGCGCGTTCCGTGGACCGGCTGGGGGCCGTGGAGCTGGCGGTGCGGCCGCTGAGGGACCCGGACCCGGAGCTGGTGCGCGGGGCCCTGGTGGAGGGGCTGCGCCGGGAGGGGCTCGGGCTGCTGCGGTGGACCCGGGACGGTGAGCAGGTGCGGCTGCGGCTCGCGTTCGTGCACCGGGTGCGGGGGACGCCGTGGCCGGATGTGTCGGACGACGCGCTGCTGGCGCGTACCGGTGAGTGGCTGGAGCCCGAGCTGTCGCGGGCCCGGCGCCGTGCGGACCTGGCCCGGATCGACGCGGGGCAGGCGGTGCGGCGGCTGCTGCCCTGGGCGTCCGGTGAGGCGGCCCGGCTCGACGAGCTGGCCCCGGAGCGGATCGAGGTGCCGAGCGGTTCGCGGATCCGGGTGGAGTACGGCGGCGACCAGCCCGTACTGGCGGTGAAGCTCCAGGAGCTGTTCGGGCTGCGGGAGACACCGCGGGTGGCCGGGGTGCCGGTCCTGGTGCATCTGCTCTCCCCCGCCGGGCGCCCGGCGGCCGTCACCGCGGACCTGGCGTCGTTCTGGCGGGAGGGCTACCGCGCCGTACGGGCGGAGCTGCGCGGCCGGTACCCCAGGCACCCGTGGCCCGAGGACCCGACGACGGTGGAGGCGACCCGGTTCACCTCGGCGCGGCTCAGGCGGGAGTAG
- a CDS encoding DUF3068 domain-containing protein: MRRRASLVLLAFAVFFAAMSPLLRWYAFPRLAKIPPSQYQETVLEAKPATLLDYTTLKAKKVDKVTIVQTLKGNVEESERIERSAGRDVVVWDALSYIQGPDGRTVSQIPERYIFDAHTQAPVNATGEMVDGDPVRRTGIEFKWPFLTEKRDYEYFDAQTRTSSPIHYKGTRTFRGMEVYYFEQTIPWTKVPMPQKMPIEDITAEQVASTGMTRWYSTTRMFWIDPVTGAPVNGEEIHKEEMRDAKKMGMPQDTVTAFAGHVKMREDYIVAVVDQVKSQRLLILLLTSYLPWGFLTLAAGFLALSLWLEARSRRRPGRPAAAGPAPGPEPTPA; this comes from the coding sequence ATGCGCCGCCGAGCCAGCCTCGTACTCCTGGCCTTCGCCGTCTTCTTCGCCGCCATGTCACCGCTGCTGCGCTGGTACGCCTTCCCCCGGCTGGCGAAGATCCCGCCGAGCCAGTACCAGGAGACGGTCCTGGAGGCGAAGCCCGCCACCCTTCTCGACTACACCACCCTCAAGGCCAAGAAGGTCGACAAGGTCACCATCGTCCAGACCCTCAAGGGCAACGTCGAGGAGTCCGAGAGGATCGAGCGCAGCGCCGGACGCGATGTCGTCGTCTGGGACGCGCTCTCCTACATCCAGGGCCCCGACGGCAGGACGGTCTCCCAGATCCCCGAGCGCTACATCTTCGACGCCCACACCCAGGCCCCCGTCAACGCCACCGGCGAGATGGTCGACGGCGACCCGGTCCGGCGCACCGGCATCGAGTTCAAGTGGCCCTTCCTCACGGAGAAGCGCGACTACGAGTACTTCGACGCGCAGACCCGTACGTCCTCGCCCATCCACTACAAGGGCACCCGGACGTTCCGCGGCATGGAGGTCTACTACTTCGAGCAGACCATCCCCTGGACCAAGGTCCCCATGCCGCAGAAGATGCCGATCGAGGACATCACCGCCGAGCAGGTCGCCAGTACGGGCATGACCCGCTGGTACTCCACCACACGCATGTTCTGGATCGACCCGGTCACCGGCGCGCCCGTCAACGGGGAGGAGATCCACAAGGAGGAGATGCGCGACGCGAAGAAGATGGGCATGCCCCAGGACACCGTCACCGCGTTCGCGGGACATGTGAAGATGCGCGAGGACTACATCGTCGCCGTCGTCGACCAGGTCAAGTCCCAGCGCCTGCTGATCCTGCTCCTCACCAGCTATCTGCCCTGGGGCTTTCTGACCCTCGCCGCCGGGTTCCTCGCGCTCTCCCTCTGGCTGGAGGCCCGCTCCCGCCGGCGCCCCGGCCGGCCGGCGGCCGCCGGACCCGCGCCCGGCCCGGAACCTACTCCCGCCTGA
- a CDS encoding SPW_0924 family protein, with amino-acid sequence MRALVAAAIGLAAALALVFTVAAVGAPPGETSPKPLLTTVPGPKK; translated from the coding sequence ATGCGTGCCCTCGTCGCCGCAGCCATAGGACTGGCCGCCGCCCTCGCGCTCGTGTTCACCGTCGCCGCGGTCGGTGCGCCGCCCGGGGAGACATCGCCCAAGCCTCTGCTGACCACGGTCCCGGGCCCCAAGAAGTAG
- a CDS encoding lytic transglycosylase domain-containing protein, with translation MAAQFGRRLRRGATTTAVAAAAVAALSASQAAPAASPAGTAGGGDQKTAGAESGDSAATGNSPYYTDLPPLVTPDKPGASSNLPMTGTAESGIPASILAAYKQAEQTVAGTDAACRLPWQLLAAIGKVESGQARGGRVDANGTTLSPILGPALNGQGFALIKDTDGGAYDGDATHDRAVGPMQFIPSTWATWGQDANADGRKDPNNIYDAALAAGRYLCAGNRDLALAADLDRAVLSYNHSREYLRTVRSWFAYYQRGTHEVPDGTGALPDGPSSGSGPSPSPSPTPTPPGSGGTSPSKPGGGSGSPKPKPPTTPPTTPTPKPTPDKTLGSLENAGTGPLNAMAGEVFAERISVRARNALGAPFAKVPVTFTITGDTDTRFAGGRTTVKVATGADGTATAPELKAGEKTGEFKVTVAAGTGKPRVLTYAAGVTARQADRIVRTGDKALVAAPGAEFADAVEVRATYKDAVADGVAVTAMMITDDENPVENGKGPYFKDVDGRTVRTLATLKTGADGLLKLPKIYADDTVGTYKLRLTTEGGATVVIELTVEAAPTAPTAPPATTAPTAPPA, from the coding sequence ATGGCAGCGCAATTCGGCCGACGACTGCGCAGGGGGGCCACGACCACCGCGGTGGCGGCCGCCGCCGTGGCGGCGCTCTCGGCCTCGCAGGCGGCCCCCGCCGCGTCGCCGGCCGGCACCGCGGGCGGCGGTGACCAGAAGACGGCCGGTGCGGAGTCCGGCGACAGCGCGGCCACCGGCAACTCGCCGTACTACACGGACCTGCCGCCCCTGGTCACGCCCGACAAGCCCGGCGCGTCCAGCAATCTGCCGATGACCGGAACCGCGGAATCGGGCATACCGGCTTCGATCCTGGCGGCGTACAAGCAGGCCGAGCAGACCGTCGCGGGCACCGACGCCGCCTGTCGTCTGCCGTGGCAGCTCCTCGCGGCGATCGGCAAGGTGGAGTCCGGTCAGGCCCGTGGCGGCCGGGTCGACGCGAACGGCACGACCCTCTCCCCGATCCTCGGCCCGGCCCTCAACGGGCAGGGGTTCGCGCTGATCAAGGACACGGACGGCGGGGCGTACGACGGCGACGCCACGCACGACCGTGCGGTCGGCCCGATGCAGTTCATCCCGTCGACCTGGGCCACCTGGGGCCAGGACGCCAACGCGGACGGCCGCAAGGACCCCAACAACATCTACGACGCGGCGCTCGCCGCCGGGCGTTACCTCTGCGCCGGGAACCGCGACCTGGCACTCGCCGCCGACCTGGACCGTGCGGTGCTGAGCTACAACCACTCGCGGGAGTACCTGCGTACGGTGCGCTCCTGGTTCGCGTACTACCAGCGCGGCACCCATGAGGTCCCCGACGGCACCGGCGCCCTCCCGGACGGCCCGAGCAGCGGTTCAGGTCCCTCGCCGAGCCCGAGCCCGACGCCGACCCCGCCGGGCTCCGGTGGCACGAGTCCGTCCAAGCCGGGCGGCGGCTCCGGCAGTCCGAAGCCCAAGCCGCCCACCACGCCGCCCACGACCCCGACGCCCAAGCCCACGCCGGACAAGACGCTCGGCAGCCTGGAGAACGCGGGCACCGGTCCTCTGAACGCCATGGCCGGCGAGGTGTTCGCCGAGCGGATCTCGGTGCGCGCCAGGAACGCCCTCGGCGCCCCGTTCGCCAAGGTGCCCGTCACCTTCACCATCACCGGTGACACCGACACCCGCTTCGCGGGCGGCAGGACCACCGTCAAGGTGGCCACCGGGGCCGACGGCACCGCCACCGCGCCGGAGCTGAAGGCGGGGGAGAAGACCGGCGAGTTCAAGGTGACGGTCGCGGCGGGCACCGGCAAGCCGCGTGTCCTCACCTACGCGGCGGGCGTCACCGCCCGGCAGGCCGACAGGATCGTCCGGACCGGCGACAAGGCGCTCGTCGCCGCGCCCGGCGCGGAGTTCGCGGACGCCGTCGAGGTCAGGGCGACGTACAAGGACGCGGTCGCCGACGGGGTCGCGGTCACCGCCATGATGATCACGGACGACGAGAACCCCGTCGAGAACGGCAAGGGCCCGTACTTCAAGGACGTGGACGGCAGGACGGTCCGTACCCTCGCGACCCTCAAGACCGGCGCCGACGGCCTCCTGAAGCTCCCGAAGATCTACGCCGACGACACCGTGGGGACCTACAAGCTGCGGCTCACCACCGAGGGCGGCGCCACGGTCGTCATCGAGCTGACGGTCGAAGCGGCGCCGACGGCCCCGACGGCCCCGCCCGCCACAACGGCCCCGACGGCTCCACCGGCCTGA
- a CDS encoding DUF4184 family protein — protein sequence MPFTLSHAAAVLPGIRRDGTARGPLFASALVAGSFAPDITYYADTAIPGAMEFGDVTHGVLGVFTVDVLITAILVAVWLLLREPLVALLPSARQARVHTFVTGRRRGRETLGPRAAMWFAVSAVIGAGSHVVWDAFTHHSRWGTELVPVLSRSIGGHPVFQVVQYGSSAVALTVLTWFTVTALRRTEPGPAPASVPVLGRRERWYAGGLLALCALLGIIHRCARWYAHFGHVETPLDIIPTACFGAGAGLAAGLLLYGVWMRLRKRGTRRPPAGQVPRTPLPDSPHTPERTH from the coding sequence ATGCCGTTCACGCTCAGTCATGCCGCCGCCGTGCTCCCGGGAATCCGGCGCGACGGGACAGCCCGCGGACCCCTGTTCGCCTCCGCGCTCGTCGCCGGTTCGTTCGCACCCGACATCACCTATTACGCGGACACGGCGATCCCGGGCGCGATGGAGTTCGGCGACGTGACACACGGCGTCCTGGGCGTGTTCACCGTGGACGTACTGATCACCGCGATCCTGGTCGCGGTGTGGCTGCTGCTGCGCGAACCCCTGGTGGCGCTCCTGCCCTCCGCCCGGCAGGCACGCGTCCACACCTTCGTCACCGGGCGGCGCCGGGGCCGCGAAACCCTCGGACCGCGGGCCGCGATGTGGTTCGCCGTGTCCGCGGTGATCGGCGCGGGCAGCCACGTCGTATGGGACGCGTTCACCCATCACAGCCGATGGGGCACCGAACTCGTCCCCGTACTCAGCCGGAGCATCGGCGGCCACCCCGTCTTCCAGGTCGTCCAGTACGGCAGTTCGGCCGTGGCCCTCACCGTGCTCACCTGGTTCACCGTCACCGCGCTGCGCCGCACCGAGCCCGGCCCCGCGCCGGCATCCGTCCCCGTACTCGGCCGCCGCGAACGGTGGTACGCCGGTGGCCTGCTGGCCCTCTGCGCACTGCTCGGCATCATCCACCGGTGCGCCCGCTGGTACGCCCACTTCGGGCATGTCGAGACACCCCTCGACATCATCCCGACCGCGTGCTTCGGCGCCGGCGCCGGGCTGGCGGCCGGACTGCTCCTGTACGGGGTGTGGATGCGGCTGCGGAAGCGCGGCACCCGGCGCCCTCCGGCCGGCCAGGTCCCTCGGACACCGCTCCCGGACTCCCCGCACACCCCGGAGCGCACCCACTGA
- the polA gene encoding DNA polymerase I produces the protein MAETASKKTADNRPRLLLMDGHSLAYRAFFALPAENFTTGAGQPTNAVYGFASMLANTLRDEAPTHFAVAFDVSRKTWRSQEFPEYKANRSKTPDEFKGQVELIGELLDAMRADRFAVDGFEADDVIATLATQAEAAGFEVLIVTGDRDSFQLITDNVTVLYPTKGVSELTRFTPEKVEEKYGLTPQQYPDFAALRGDPSDNLPGIPGVGEKTAAKWINQFGSFAELVERAEEVKGKAGQNFRDHLDAVRLNRRLTEMVRDVELPKAPADLERAPYDRTAVTGVLDVLEIRNPSLRERLLAVDPGAAEDEGPAPAAGVELDGVVLGPGEVAPWLEAHGGQPLGVATADTWALGSGAVTEIALAAADGAAAWLDPAELDEADERAFAAWIADPARPKVMHNAKSAMRVFPEHGWQVGGVTMDTALAAYLVKPGRRSFALDALAVEYLGRELAPAAAGDGQLAFGADDRAEADALMSQARAVLDLGDAFGVRLKEVGAAELLHDMELPTSVLLARLERHGIAADRAHLEGMEQQFAAAVQQAVKEAHAAVGREFNLGSPKQLQEVLFGELGLPKTKKTKTGYTTDADALAWLAGQTEHELPVIMLRHREQAKLRVTVEGLIKTIAADGRIHTTFNQTVAATGRLSSTDPNLQNIPVRTDEGRAIRRGFVVGEGFETLMTADYSQIELRVMAHLSRDAGLIEAFTSGEDLHTTVASQVFGVDKSAVDPEMRRKIKAMSYGLAYGLSAFGLSQQLNIEAGEARGLMDTYFERFGGVRDYLHRVVEEARATGYTETVFGRRRYLPDLNSDNRQRREMAERMALNAPIQGTAADIVKVAMLQVDRALTEARLTSRMLLQVHDEIVLEIAKGERERVEEILRHEMSTAVELRAPLDVSVGVGRDWESAAH, from the coding sequence GTGGCTGAGACGGCATCGAAGAAGACGGCAGACAACCGACCGCGCCTGCTCCTGATGGACGGGCACTCCCTGGCGTACCGGGCGTTCTTTGCGCTGCCTGCGGAGAATTTCACGACGGGGGCGGGGCAGCCGACGAATGCCGTGTACGGCTTCGCGTCGATGCTGGCGAACACGTTGCGTGATGAGGCGCCCACGCATTTCGCGGTGGCGTTCGACGTGTCGCGCAAGACGTGGCGTTCGCAGGAGTTCCCGGAGTACAAGGCGAATCGTTCGAAGACGCCCGATGAGTTCAAGGGGCAGGTCGAGCTGATCGGTGAGCTGCTGGACGCGATGCGCGCGGACCGGTTCGCGGTGGACGGTTTCGAGGCGGACGATGTCATCGCGACGCTCGCCACGCAGGCCGAGGCGGCCGGTTTCGAGGTGCTGATCGTCACCGGTGACCGTGACTCGTTCCAGCTGATCACGGACAATGTGACGGTGCTGTATCCGACGAAGGGTGTGTCGGAGCTGACGCGGTTCACCCCGGAGAAGGTCGAGGAGAAGTACGGGCTCACTCCGCAGCAGTATCCGGACTTCGCGGCGCTGCGCGGCGATCCGTCGGACAATCTGCCGGGTATTCCGGGTGTGGGTGAGAAGACGGCCGCGAAGTGGATCAATCAGTTCGGTTCGTTCGCGGAGCTGGTGGAGCGGGCCGAGGAGGTCAAGGGGAAGGCCGGGCAGAATTTCCGGGACCATCTGGACGCGGTGCGGCTGAACCGCCGGCTGACCGAGATGGTGCGGGATGTGGAGCTGCCGAAGGCGCCGGCGGATCTGGAGCGTGCTCCGTACGACCGTACGGCGGTCACCGGGGTGCTGGATGTCCTGGAGATCCGTAATCCGAGTCTGCGTGAGCGGCTGCTGGCCGTCGATCCCGGTGCGGCCGAGGACGAGGGTCCGGCGCCGGCGGCGGGTGTCGAGCTGGACGGTGTGGTGCTGGGGCCGGGGGAGGTCGCCCCGTGGCTGGAGGCGCACGGTGGGCAGCCGCTGGGTGTCGCCACCGCCGATACGTGGGCGCTGGGCAGCGGTGCGGTGACCGAGATCGCGCTCGCGGCGGCGGACGGCGCGGCCGCGTGGCTGGATCCGGCGGAGCTCGACGAGGCCGATGAGCGGGCGTTCGCGGCGTGGATCGCTGATCCGGCGCGGCCGAAGGTCATGCACAACGCGAAGAGCGCCATGCGGGTCTTTCCCGAGCACGGCTGGCAGGTCGGGGGTGTCACGATGGACACCGCGCTGGCGGCGTATCTGGTGAAGCCCGGCCGTCGTTCCTTCGCGCTGGACGCGCTGGCGGTGGAGTATCTGGGGCGGGAGCTGGCCCCGGCCGCCGCGGGTGACGGTCAGCTGGCGTTCGGTGCCGACGACCGGGCGGAGGCCGATGCGCTGATGTCGCAGGCGCGGGCCGTTCTGGATCTCGGTGACGCGTTCGGGGTGCGGCTGAAGGAGGTGGGTGCGGCCGAGCTGCTGCATGACATGGAGCTGCCGACGTCGGTGCTGCTGGCCCGGCTGGAGCGGCACGGTATCGCCGCGGACCGGGCGCATCTGGAAGGTATGGAGCAGCAGTTCGCGGCTGCGGTGCAGCAGGCGGTGAAGGAAGCGCACGCGGCGGTGGGGCGCGAGTTCAATCTCGGTTCGCCCAAGCAGCTTCAGGAGGTCCTCTTCGGTGAGCTGGGCCTGCCGAAGACGAAGAAGACGAAGACGGGTTACACCACGGACGCGGACGCGCTGGCGTGGCTGGCGGGTCAGACCGAGCACGAGCTGCCGGTGATCATGCTGCGTCACCGTGAGCAGGCGAAGCTGCGGGTCACCGTCGAGGGTCTGATCAAGACGATCGCGGCGGACGGCCGTATCCACACCACGTTCAATCAGACGGTGGCGGCGACCGGCAGGCTTTCGTCGACCGATCCGAATCTGCAGAACATTCCCGTCCGTACGGACGAGGGGCGGGCGATCCGCCGCGGGTTCGTCGTCGGTGAGGGCTTCGAGACGCTGATGACGGCGGACTACAGCCAGATCGAGCTGCGGGTGATGGCGCATCTGTCGCGGGACGCCGGGCTGATCGAGGCGTTCACGTCGGGGGAGGACCTGCATACGACGGTCGCCTCGCAGGTGTTCGGCGTCGACAAGTCGGCCGTCGATCCGGAGATGCGCCGCAAGATCAAGGCGATGTCGTACGGGCTGGCGTACGGGCTCTCCGCGTTCGGTCTCTCGCAGCAGCTGAACATCGAGGCCGGTGAGGCCCGCGGTCTGATGGACACCTACTTCGAGCGGTTCGGCGGGGTGCGGGACTATCTGCACCGTGTGGTGGAGGAGGCCAGGGCCACGGGTTACACGGAGACGGTCTTCGGCCGCCGCCGTTATCTCCCCGATCTGAACAGTGACAACCGTCAGCGCCGCGAGATGGCCGAGCGCATGGCGCTCAACGCGCCGATCCAGGGGACGGCCGCCGACATCGTGAAGGTCGCGATGCTGCAGGTGGACCGGGCGCTGACCGAGGCGCGGCTGACGTCGCGGATGCTGCTCCAGGTCCATGACGAAATCGTGCTGGAGATCGCGAAGGGGGAGCGCGAGCGGGTCGAGGAGATCCTGCGCCATGAGATGTCCACGGCGGTGGAGCTGCGTGCGCCGCTGGATGTGTCGGTGGGTGTGGGCAGGGACTGGGAGTCCGCCGCGCACTGA